One region of Paracoccus sp. SMMA_5_TC genomic DNA includes:
- a CDS encoding amino acid ABC transporter permease, translating into MFNYTFHWNQALRALPQMLEGALVTLQIALLSMVIGLACAIVLTLCRMSGNRLLAALATGWVEVARNTPALFQIYMAHFGLGSFGLHLSPFAALLAGIAFNNAGYLAENFRGALKAIPETQTRAARSLGMTGLQAFRLIVMPQMLRVAFLPATNQMVWAILMTSLGVTVGMNTDLAGVTQELNARSFRTFEFFALAAVIYYAIAKIVTLGARLLAWRLFRY; encoded by the coding sequence ATGTTCAACTATACCTTTCACTGGAACCAGGCGCTGCGGGCATTGCCGCAGATGCTGGAAGGCGCGCTGGTTACCTTGCAGATCGCGCTGCTGTCGATGGTCATCGGTCTGGCCTGTGCCATCGTGCTGACCTTGTGCCGGATGTCGGGCAACCGCCTGCTGGCGGCGCTGGCAACAGGCTGGGTCGAGGTGGCGCGCAACACGCCGGCGCTGTTTCAGATATACATGGCCCATTTCGGCCTGGGCAGCTTCGGCCTGCACCTCAGCCCCTTTGCGGCATTGCTGGCCGGAATTGCCTTCAACAATGCCGGCTATCTTGCGGAAAACTTTCGCGGTGCGCTGAAGGCGATTCCCGAAACCCAGACGCGGGCGGCGCGATCGTTGGGCATGACCGGCTTGCAGGCGTTCCGCCTGATCGTCATGCCGCAGATGCTGCGCGTGGCCTTTCTGCCGGCGACCAACCAGATGGTCTGGGCCATCCTGATGACCTCTCTGGGCGTGACCGTCGGCATGAACACCGATCTGGCAGGGGTCACGCAGGAACTGAACGCCCGCTCGTTCCGCACCTTCGAGTTCTTCGCCCTGGCTGCGGTGATCTATTACGCCATTGCCAAGATCGTCACGCTGGGTGCGCGTCTGCTGGCCTGGCGACTGTTTCGCTATTGA
- the lhpI gene encoding cis-3-hydroxy-L-proline dehydratase codes for MSGQLLLGGAAQGPVLASTQGLSFWGGVDPATARVIDAHHSWHGQDLAGKVVMMPTSRGSCTGSGILLDLALSGKAPAALVFCEAEDVLTLGAIVAAQMFQRPIPVVRLSRDDFLRLADCPWARISEQAVTAPGLHLPLSSELPGRLTLSAAEQAMLDGAEGPGVALAMRILTAMARHQGAARLLPISRAHVDGCILASRANLTFAEALAETGVRVRVPTSTNAISVEYLHWRAQGVDADFGRLAQRLADAYLRMGCQPSFTCAPYLLDSPPAKDEAIAWAESNAVIYANSILGARTPKHPDFLDICMAVTGRAPLAGVYLDTARQAQRLIRFRPPARIDDSFWPVAGYLAGLASPDRIPLLQGLAELAPGKDALKALCAAFGTTSAAPMLHIEGITAEADRIAPHADSLEIGPTQLRDGWQTLNPGPADVDLIAIGSPHASAAECRLLAANLSGKPLRVPVVVTLGRSTAEELAGDGTLALLREQGVRVVTDLCWCSITEPVLPPQARHILTNSGKYAHYGPGLSGRSLRLASLADCARAAHGGRAPDNPAWSD; via the coding sequence ATGAGCGGGCAATTGCTGCTGGGGGGCGCTGCCCAGGGCCCGGTTCTGGCCAGCACGCAGGGGCTGAGCTTCTGGGGAGGGGTCGATCCCGCAACCGCGCGTGTGATCGATGCCCATCACAGCTGGCACGGGCAGGATCTGGCCGGCAAGGTGGTGATGATGCCGACAAGCCGGGGATCCTGCACGGGATCCGGGATCTTGCTGGATCTGGCCCTTTCCGGAAAGGCGCCCGCGGCGCTGGTCTTTTGCGAGGCCGAGGATGTGCTGACCTTGGGCGCCATCGTGGCCGCGCAGATGTTTCAAAGGCCGATTCCGGTCGTGCGCCTGTCCAGAGATGACTTCCTGCGTCTGGCCGATTGCCCCTGGGCCCGGATCTCGGAACAGGCGGTGACGGCGCCGGGGCTGCATCTGCCCCTGTCGTCCGAACTGCCGGGCAGGCTGACGCTGAGCGCGGCCGAACAGGCGATGCTTGACGGAGCCGAGGGTCCGGGCGTGGCGCTGGCCATGCGGATCCTGACAGCCATGGCGCGCCATCAGGGGGCGGCGCGTCTGCTGCCCATCAGTCGCGCCCATGTCGATGGCTGCATTCTTGCCAGCCGCGCCAACCTGACCTTTGCCGAGGCCCTGGCCGAAACCGGCGTGCGCGTGCGGGTGCCGACCAGCACGAATGCCATTTCGGTCGAATATCTGCACTGGCGCGCGCAGGGGGTGGACGCGGACTTCGGCCGGCTGGCCCAACGCCTGGCAGATGCCTATCTGCGCATGGGTTGCCAGCCCAGCTTCACCTGTGCGCCATATCTGCTGGATTCTCCCCCCGCCAAGGACGAGGCGATTGCCTGGGCGGAATCGAATGCCGTGATCTATGCCAACAGCATCCTGGGCGCGCGGACGCCGAAGCATCCCGATTTCCTTGACATCTGCATGGCCGTGACCGGGCGCGCCCCCTTGGCGGGGGTCTATCTCGACACCGCGCGACAGGCACAACGGCTGATCCGGTTCCGCCCGCCTGCCCGGATCGACGACAGTTTCTGGCCGGTTGCGGGATACCTTGCCGGCCTGGCCTCGCCGGACCGCATTCCGCTGTTGCAGGGGCTGGCGGAACTGGCGCCGGGCAAGGATGCCCTGAAGGCGCTGTGCGCGGCCTTTGGCACCACCTCCGCAGCGCCGATGCTGCATATCGAAGGCATCACCGCCGAAGCGGATCGCATCGCGCCCCATGCCGACAGCCTAGAGATCGGCCCGACGCAGCTTCGTGACGGCTGGCAGACGCTCAATCCCGGGCCGGCAGACGTCGATCTGATCGCCATAGGCAGCCCGCATGCTTCGGCCGCAGAATGCCGGCTGCTGGCGGCGAACCTGTCGGGCAAGCCGCTGCGCGTGCCGGTCGTGGTGACATTGGGGCGCAGCACGGCCGAGGAGCTGGCCGGTGATGGCACCCTGGCCCTGCTGCGCGAACAGGGCGTGAGGGTTGTCACCGATCTGTGCTGGTGTTCGATCACCGAACCGGTGCTGCCGCCGCAAGCCCGCCATATCCTGACGAACTCGGGCAAATACGCGCATTATGGACCAGGGCTTTCAGGGCGCAGCCTGCGTCTGGCCAGCCTGGCGGATTGCGCCCGTGCGGCGCATGGGGGGCGAGCGCCGGACAATCCGGCGTGGTCGGATTAG
- a CDS encoding amino acid ABC transporter permease, with the protein MFETALSVNDLWFLARGAAMTLAVTGVSVLAGTMLGVVFGILRVQLGPWWAAPLTFVLDVFRSVPLLIQLVLGNAFQSIAKLGWGPFTTSCVVLSLYTAAYCTEIVRGAIDSVPATTRRAARSLGMSWRQDMQHIVAPLATRVALPSWIGLTLGVMKDSSLVLWLGLIELLRASQILVTRLQEPLFILTLCGAIYFLLSFPIARLGGYLEKRWSDD; encoded by the coding sequence ATGTTCGAGACCGCGCTGAGCGTCAACGATCTGTGGTTCCTGGCCCGCGGGGCTGCCATGACACTGGCTGTGACCGGGGTATCGGTCCTGGCCGGAACAATGCTGGGCGTCGTGTTCGGGATCTTGCGCGTGCAGCTTGGCCCATGGTGGGCCGCGCCGCTGACATTCGTGCTGGATGTCTTCAGGTCGGTGCCGCTGCTGATCCAGCTGGTGCTGGGCAATGCGTTTCAATCCATCGCCAAGCTGGGCTGGGGGCCGTTCACGACCTCTTGCGTGGTGCTGTCGCTGTATACCGCGGCCTATTGCACGGAGATCGTGCGCGGTGCGATCGATTCGGTGCCGGCAACCACGCGGCGTGCGGCCCGCTCGCTGGGCATGAGCTGGCGCCAAGACATGCAGCATATCGTTGCGCCGCTGGCAACGCGCGTGGCCCTGCCTTCGTGGATCGGGTTGACGCTCGGGGTCATGAAGGACAGCTCGCTGGTATTGTGGCTTGGCCTGATCGAGTTGCTGCGTGCCTCGCAGATCCTGGTGACGCGGCTGCAAGAGCCGCTGTTCATCCTGACCCTTTGCGGGGCAATCTATTTCCTGCTCAGTTTCCCCATAGCCCGGCTGGGCGGTTATCTGGAAAAGCGGTGGTCCGATGATTGA
- a CDS encoding NCS1 family nucleobase:cation symporter-1, whose translation MSHHHNPSPQDGSLYNEDLAPIPAEKRQWGAFEIFNVWNNDIQSLFGYSLAASLFISYGLNGWAVFAGIVLAGFIVMWLVNLSGRPSVRHGVPYPVVARASMGIYGAKFPALIRGIVAIFWYGVQTYFASTAVALLLHTLVGGESGPGFLGMNGIDWLSYVIVCAFQVGLFMMGIEWVGRFLNWAGPFVYAVMIALMLVIWWKAGNGIFAALGNIFEGGDVADPRGPIAGFVAVVGTMIAYFAAVVINFGDFSRFVSNEGAMRRGNFWGLPVSIALFSFIALFVTAGTVVLFGEKLVNPAEIVDRVDNFWLTLIAAITFFAATVGINLVANFIPPAYDIANLAPERISARTGGLITAAIAFFIGALWVSFISTVGIAAFVDTLGAVLAPLYGILVADYYLVRKQQLDLDALFSADPRGPYYYEGGWNKRAITAFGCAAVFSVATVWVPALAALSGFGWIIGAVLGGAFHVMLARNGTAPARAV comes from the coding sequence ATGTCCCATCACCACAACCCGTCCCCGCAGGATGGATCCCTTTACAACGAGGATTTGGCTCCAATTCCCGCTGAAAAGCGACAATGGGGCGCGTTCGAGATATTCAACGTCTGGAACAACGACATCCAGAGCCTGTTCGGCTATTCGCTGGCGGCGTCGCTGTTCATCAGCTACGGGTTGAACGGCTGGGCGGTTTTCGCAGGAATCGTGTTGGCGGGCTTCATCGTCATGTGGCTGGTCAACCTCAGCGGTCGGCCGTCGGTGCGCCACGGTGTGCCTTATCCGGTGGTGGCGCGTGCCTCGATGGGGATTTACGGGGCAAAATTTCCGGCGCTGATCCGCGGCATCGTCGCCATTTTCTGGTATGGGGTGCAGACATATTTTGCGTCAACCGCCGTTGCATTGCTGCTGCACACGCTGGTGGGCGGTGAAAGCGGCCCGGGTTTTCTGGGCATGAACGGCATCGACTGGCTGTCCTATGTCATCGTCTGTGCCTTTCAGGTAGGGCTGTTCATGATGGGCATCGAATGGGTGGGGCGGTTCCTGAACTGGGCCGGCCCGTTTGTCTATGCGGTGATGATCGCGCTGATGCTGGTGATCTGGTGGAAGGCGGGCAACGGCATCTTTGCCGCTCTGGGCAACATATTCGAGGGCGGGGATGTCGCCGACCCGCGCGGTCCCATTGCCGGCTTTGTCGCTGTCGTCGGCACGATGATCGCCTATTTTGCGGCGGTTGTGATCAATTTTGGCGACTTCTCGCGCTTTGTCTCGAACGAGGGGGCGATGCGCCGCGGGAATTTCTGGGGCCTGCCCGTGTCGATCGCGCTGTTTTCCTTCATCGCGCTGTTCGTGACGGCGGGAACGGTGGTTCTGTTCGGCGAAAAGCTGGTGAATCCGGCCGAGATCGTCGATCGGGTGGACAATTTCTGGCTGACGCTGATCGCGGCCATCACCTTCTTTGCCGCGACCGTCGGCATCAACCTTGTCGCGAACTTCATTCCGCCCGCCTATGACATTGCCAACCTGGCGCCCGAACGCATTTCCGCCAGAACGGGTGGCCTTATTACTGCGGCGATCGCCTTCTTCATCGGCGCACTGTGGGTATCGTTCATTTCGACCGTCGGGATCGCCGCCTTTGTCGATACGCTGGGTGCCGTTCTGGCGCCGCTGTATGGCATCCTGGTGGCCGACTATTATTTGGTGAGAAAGCAGCAGCTGGATCTGGATGCGCTGTTCAGCGCCGATCCGCGCGGCCCATATTACTATGAAGGCGGCTGGAACAAGCGCGCGATCACCGCGTTTGGATGTGCGGCGGTGTTCTCCGTGGCGACGGTCTGGGTGCCGGCCTTGGCGGCCCTTTCCGGCTTCGGCTGGATCATCGGCGCCGTGCTGGGTGGGGCCTTCCACGTCATGCTGGCCCGCAACGGCACGGCCCCCGCCCGCGCCGTATGA
- a CDS encoding GntR family transcriptional regulator, whose protein sequence is MIEMAGKREKTLKRGSGVQHAYDTLRDEILDLTLAPGSPIDEVQLSERLKMSRTPIREALVRLASEGLVSTLPNRSTIVSHIDFLNLHSFFDAITLMYRVTTRRAAELHNAADLVAIRDCQARFAQAVAAQNALAMIATNRDFHAAIAHAGRNPYYTGLFARLLDDGRRLLRLYYQSFDDRLPHCYVEEHDAMIAAIEARDADRADALAAAHAEQIVRQIQRLLVPDRRSEVQL, encoded by the coding sequence ATGATCGAGATGGCCGGAAAACGGGAAAAGACTCTCAAGCGCGGATCGGGCGTTCAACACGCTTATGATACCCTGCGCGATGAAATCCTTGACTTGACGCTGGCCCCCGGCAGCCCGATCGACGAAGTGCAACTGTCCGAGCGGCTGAAAATGTCGCGCACTCCGATCCGCGAGGCGCTGGTGCGCCTTGCGTCGGAGGGTCTGGTCAGCACATTGCCGAACCGTTCGACCATCGTGTCCCATATCGATTTTCTGAATCTGCACAGCTTTTTCGATGCGATCACGCTGATGTATCGTGTCACCACCCGTCGCGCCGCCGAATTGCACAATGCCGCCGATCTGGTGGCAATTCGCGACTGTCAGGCCCGCTTTGCCCAGGCGGTGGCGGCGCAGAACGCCCTGGCAATGATCGCGACCAATCGCGATTTTCATGCGGCCATCGCACATGCGGGGCGCAACCCCTATTACACGGGGCTGTTTGCGCGATTGCTTGATGATGGGCGGCGACTGCTGCGGCTTTACTATCAATCCTTCGATGACCGTCTGCCGCATTGCTATGTCGAGGAACACGATGCCATGATCGCCGCGATCGAGGCGCGCGACGCGGACCGTGCGGATGCCCTTGCCGCTGCCCATGCCGAACAGATCGTCCGCCAGATCCAGAGGCTGCTCGTCCCTGATCGCAGGTCCGAGGTGCAGCTCTAG
- a CDS encoding amino acid ABC transporter ATP-binding protein: protein MIEIRNVRKSFGQLEVLKGIDLTVAKGEVLTVIGGSGSGKSTLLTCINGLEPIDSGRILVDGIEVHAPSTDLNRLRRRVGIVFQQWNAFPHLTVLENVMLAPRKVLGLSRAEAEVIAVRQLTHVGLAEKLNTYPNRMSGGQQQRMAIARALAMSPDYMLFDEVTSALDPQLVGEVLDTLRMLASEGMTMICVTHEMKFAREVSDRVAFFHQGIMAEIAPPAELFDAPQNPELRRFLAATH from the coding sequence ATGATTGAGATCCGGAATGTGCGCAAATCCTTTGGCCAGCTGGAGGTGCTGAAGGGCATCGATCTGACCGTGGCCAAGGGAGAGGTTCTGACAGTGATCGGGGGGTCGGGATCGGGCAAGTCGACGCTGCTGACCTGTATCAATGGCCTGGAGCCGATCGACAGCGGGCGCATCCTGGTCGACGGGATCGAGGTGCATGCCCCTTCGACCGATCTGAACCGGTTGCGCCGGCGCGTCGGCATTGTCTTTCAGCAATGGAACGCCTTTCCGCATCTGACAGTGCTGGAAAACGTGATGCTGGCCCCGCGCAAGGTTCTTGGGCTCAGTCGCGCCGAGGCCGAGGTGATTGCGGTCCGCCAGCTGACCCATGTGGGGTTGGCGGAAAAACTGAACACCTATCCGAACCGCATGTCTGGCGGTCAGCAGCAACGCATGGCCATTGCGCGCGCGCTTGCCATGTCGCCCGATTACATGCTGTTCGACGAAGTAACCTCGGCCCTGGATCCGCAGCTGGTGGGCGAGGTTCTGGATACCCTGCGGATGCTGGCGAGCGAGGGCATGACGATGATCTGCGTGACCCATGAAATGAAGTTTGCCCGTGAGGTATCCGACCGCGTAGCCTTCTTTCATCAGGGGATCATGGCCGAGATCGCGCCCCCCGCCGAACTGTTCGACGCACCCCAAAACCCGGAACTGCGCCGGTTCCTTGCGGCAACGCACTGA
- a CDS encoding GntR family transcriptional regulator, producing the protein MSDDQMLNTRAQVSLTEALRRGDLRSGQFLSMPQLVQILGYPMAAVREAARHASAAGWLDIIPKRGVQVLEARSETIRDSLDARMVLDQEGARRRIRCDRLHGLDDLRRAHQDILAQLPRRPEAELAAQASAVDLSLHDYLAEGLDNAVLRASYETNRIRIAIIQRVRPFVTERIGSSMQEHLRIIDALERRDLAAALEAISHHSERTQHWWGGTA; encoded by the coding sequence ATGTCTGATGATCAAATGCTGAACACGCGCGCCCAGGTGTCGCTGACCGAGGCATTGCGCAGGGGCGATCTGCGCTCCGGCCAGTTCCTGTCGATGCCGCAGCTGGTGCAGATCCTGGGCTATCCCATGGCCGCCGTCCGCGAGGCGGCCCGCCATGCCAGCGCAGCCGGCTGGCTGGACATCATCCCCAAGCGCGGGGTCCAGGTGCTGGAGGCACGGTCGGAAACCATTCGCGACAGTCTGGATGCGCGCATGGTGCTGGATCAGGAAGGCGCCCGACGACGCATCCGCTGCGACCGCCTGCATGGGCTGGACGATCTGCGCCGCGCGCATCAGGACATTCTGGCCCAGTTGCCGCGCCGACCCGAAGCCGAACTTGCCGCCCAGGCATCCGCCGTCGACCTGTCGCTGCATGATTACCTGGCCGAGGGGCTTGATAATGCAGTGCTGCGCGCCAGCTACGAAACCAATCGCATCCGCATTGCAATCATCCAGCGCGTGCGCCCCTTTGTGACCGAGCGCATCGGCTCTTCGATGCAGGAACATCTGCGCATCATCGATGCGCTCGAGCGGCGGGATCTGGCCGCCGCGCTGGAGGCGATCTCGCACCACAGCGAACGCACGCAACACTGGTGGGGCGGCACCGCCTGA
- a CDS encoding copper chaperone PCu(A)C yields MTQKYLGAALTAVASLALAAPAWSHAGLQPAESPAGKPYRAVISIGHGCDGAPTQVVRVELPDGFYNAKPMPKPGWQLQVVTGPYARPFDNHGKQQVEGPRTIIWSGGTLEDGWYDEFVLRGVIGPEVAAGERLFFRTVQECGNARAEWTDTSGSHDVPNPAPYVTVTAAPAKADQTHADQPASHTLGDLTLTGAFSRATAPKAPVAGGFVSIANKGSTDDRLIAAQSPAAARVEIHEMRMDGDVMTMRELPEGLILPAGETVELKPGGYHLMFMELKQPFVEGETVPVTLTFENAGSIELPFAIGPVSARSAGAAAHDGHAGHSGH; encoded by the coding sequence ATGACCCAGAAATATCTTGGCGCCGCGCTGACCGCGGTCGCATCCCTTGCCCTTGCCGCGCCGGCCTGGTCACATGCCGGCCTGCAACCTGCCGAAAGCCCTGCGGGCAAACCCTATCGTGCCGTCATCAGCATCGGTCACGGCTGTGACGGGGCGCCCACGCAGGTCGTTCGCGTCGAATTGCCGGATGGATTCTACAATGCCAAGCCCATGCCGAAGCCGGGTTGGCAGTTGCAGGTAGTCACCGGGCCTTATGCTCGCCCGTTTGACAATCACGGAAAGCAGCAGGTCGAGGGCCCGCGCACCATCATTTGGTCAGGCGGCACGCTCGAGGACGGATGGTATGACGAGTTTGTCCTGCGCGGCGTCATCGGACCCGAAGTTGCAGCCGGGGAAAGGCTGTTCTTCCGCACCGTTCAAGAATGCGGCAATGCCCGTGCGGAATGGACCGACACCAGCGGAAGCCACGACGTGCCCAACCCCGCCCCCTATGTCACGGTGACGGCGGCGCCCGCCAAGGCGGATCAGACCCATGCCGATCAGCCGGCAAGCCATACGCTGGGCGACCTGACGCTGACCGGCGCCTTCAGTCGCGCAACGGCGCCCAAGGCACCGGTGGCGGGTGGCTTTGTCAGCATTGCCAACAAGGGTAGCACCGACGACCGGCTGATCGCGGCGCAGTCGCCGGCGGCAGCACGGGTCGAGATCCATGAAATGCGCATGGACGGCGATGTGATGACCATGCGGGAGTTGCCCGAGGGGCTGATCCTTCCCGCCGGCGAGACCGTGGAGCTGAAACCGGGCGGCTATCATCTGATGTTCATGGAGCTGAAGCAGCCCTTTGTCGAAGGCGAGACCGTGCCGGTCACGCTGACATTCGAGAACGCGGGCTCGATCGAACTGCCGTTTGCGATCGGCCCGGTCAGCGCGCGGTCGGCTGGCGCAGCAGCCCATGATGGCCACGCCGGACACAGCGGCCATTGA
- a CDS encoding NAD(P)/FAD-dependent oxidoreductase: MVIGAGVIGLSIAIALQARGIAVTVLDREGPAAGASAGNAGAFAFSDILPLASPGLLRKAPMWLLDPLGPLSVPPAYALHVAPWMWRFWRACAPERVAASTVAQTALMDLARAELEPFMSLTGTLPMLRKEGNLQVYETEAEFRAALPGWQARADHGIAFEHLDAQGMAAIQPGLSPRFRRGTFTPEWYSVLEPRLYTLALARHFCACGGQLQRVEVRSLQPRADGISIDGGPVVEHVVLAAGAFSHRIARTLGEGLPLETERGYNTTLPPGAFDLRTQITFGGHGFVVTRLASGIRVGGAVELAGLERPPNFRRAEAMLRKAQDFLPGLDPRAGRQWMGFRPSLPDSLPAIGRSRATPCVTYAFGHGHLGLTQSAATARLVADLVTGRPPAIDLTPFSPQRFSSR; this comes from the coding sequence GTGGTCATTGGCGCCGGGGTCATCGGGCTGTCGATCGCGATAGCACTGCAGGCGCGGGGGATCGCGGTCACCGTTCTTGATCGCGAGGGACCGGCGGCCGGCGCCTCGGCGGGAAATGCGGGGGCATTCGCCTTCAGCGACATCCTGCCGCTGGCGTCGCCGGGGCTGCTGCGCAAGGCGCCGATGTGGCTGCTGGACCCGCTTGGCCCGCTGTCGGTGCCGCCGGCCTATGCGCTGCATGTCGCGCCCTGGATGTGGCGGTTCTGGCGGGCCTGTGCCCCGGAACGGGTGGCGGCCTCGACCGTGGCGCAGACGGCATTGATGGATCTGGCCAGGGCCGAGCTGGAACCTTTCATGTCCCTGACCGGAACCCTGCCCATGCTGCGCAAGGAGGGAAACCTGCAAGTCTACGAAACCGAGGCCGAGTTTCGCGCCGCGTTACCGGGCTGGCAGGCGCGCGCCGATCACGGCATTGCCTTTGAACATCTGGACGCCCAGGGCATGGCGGCGATCCAGCCCGGCCTGTCGCCCAGGTTCCGGCGCGGCACCTTCACGCCCGAATGGTATTCCGTGCTGGAGCCCCGGCTTTATACCCTGGCACTGGCGCGACATTTCTGCGCATGCGGTGGACAGCTGCAACGGGTCGAGGTGCGCAGCTTGCAGCCCCGGGCCGATGGGATCAGCATCGACGGCGGCCCGGTCGTCGAACACGTGGTGCTGGCGGCCGGCGCCTTTTCCCACCGGATCGCCCGGACACTGGGCGAAGGCCTGCCGCTCGAGACCGAACGCGGCTACAATACCACCCTGCCACCGGGGGCCTTCGATCTGCGCACACAGATCACCTTCGGCGGGCATGGCTTTGTCGTCACGCGCCTGGCCAGCGGTATTCGCGTGGGCGGTGCTGTCGAACTGGCGGGTCTTGAGCGACCTCCGAACTTTCGGCGGGCCGAAGCGATGCTGCGCAAGGCCCAGGATTTCCTGCCGGGGCTGGATCCGCGTGCCGGCAGGCAATGGATGGGCTTTCGGCCGTCGCTGCCCGACAGCCTGCCCGCCATCGGACGGTCCAGGGCGACGCCCTGCGTGACCTATGCCTTTGGCCACGGCCATCTCGGGCTGACGCAATCGGCTGCCACGGCGCGGTTGGTCGCCGATCTTGTGACCGGCCGCCCCCCTGCCATCGATCTGACCCCGTTTTCGCCTCAGAGGTTTTCCAGCAGATGA
- a CDS encoding 4-hydroxyproline epimerase produces the protein MSLHTFSCIDGHTCGNPVRLVAGGAPPLQGADMLSRRAHFLRDYDWIRTGLMYEPRGHDMMSGAILYPPTRPDCEVAVLFIETSGCLPMCGHGTIGTITMGIENGLIVPRRPGTLSIETPAGKVDISYRQEGRFVEEVRLTNVPAFLYAQGLTAEVEGLGEIVVDVAYGGNFYAIVEPQRHFRDIADHSAGDLIGWSPRLRTALNRKYEFVHPELPQISGLSHILWTGAATQPGAHARNAVFYGDKAIDRSPCGTGTSARMAQLAARGQLHPGDEFWHESIIGSIFKGRVEAATTVAGLPAIVPSVAGWARMTGYNTIFIDSRDPFAHGFVVR, from the coding sequence ATGAGCCTGCACACTTTTTCCTGTATCGATGGTCACACGTGCGGCAATCCGGTTCGACTGGTGGCCGGTGGGGCGCCCCCGCTGCAGGGCGCCGACATGCTGTCGCGACGCGCGCATTTTCTGCGCGACTATGACTGGATACGCACCGGGCTGATGTATGAACCGCGCGGCCATGACATGATGTCCGGTGCGATACTTTACCCGCCGACGCGCCCCGACTGCGAAGTGGCGGTGCTGTTCATCGAGACATCGGGCTGCCTGCCGATGTGCGGGCATGGCACCATCGGCACCATCACCATGGGGATAGAAAACGGGCTGATCGTGCCGCGGCGGCCGGGCACCCTGTCCATCGAAACTCCGGCGGGCAAGGTCGACATCAGCTATCGACAGGAAGGCCGCTTTGTCGAGGAGGTGCGGCTGACCAACGTGCCTGCCTTTCTTTATGCGCAGGGGCTGACGGCAGAGGTCGAGGGCCTGGGTGAAATCGTGGTCGATGTGGCCTATGGCGGCAATTTCTACGCCATCGTCGAACCGCAGCGCCATTTCCGGGATATCGCAGACCACAGTGCCGGCGATCTGATCGGCTGGTCGCCACGTCTGCGCACGGCACTGAACCGCAAATACGAATTCGTGCATCCCGAACTGCCGCAGATAAGCGGACTAAGCCATATCCTGTGGACGGGGGCCGCCACGCAGCCTGGCGCACATGCCCGCAATGCGGTTTTCTATGGCGACAAGGCCATCGATCGCAGCCCATGCGGCACCGGCACATCGGCGCGCATGGCGCAGCTGGCGGCGCGCGGTCAGTTGCACCCCGGTGACGAATTCTGGCATGAATCCATCATCGGCTCGATCTTCAAGGGCAGGGTCGAAGCCGCCACGACGGTCGCAGGACTGCCGGCCATCGTTCCGTCGGTGGCGGGTTGGGCGCGGATGACCGGTTACAATACCATCTTCATCGACAGTCGCGATCCCTTCGCCCATGGGTTCGTGGTGCGATGA
- a CDS encoding DUF2946 family protein, translating into MLLLLVPFLLLSLMAQGTMLTRDPGGQQVLVVLCGDHQPTSMILAADGSLRPDAGRGHGAGDWAGEVCVWATTHGQPMLALSEPPLLPERLPHLLRRPAPETGSQLRLRPILAALARAPPTQAA; encoded by the coding sequence GTGCTGCTGTTGCTGGTTCCGTTCCTGTTGCTGTCGCTGATGGCACAGGGCACGATGCTGACCCGGGATCCGGGTGGCCAGCAGGTTCTGGTCGTGCTGTGTGGGGATCATCAGCCGACATCAATGATCCTGGCAGCCGATGGCAGTCTGCGCCCCGATGCCGGGCGCGGGCATGGTGCCGGCGACTGGGCCGGCGAGGTCTGTGTCTGGGCCACCACGCATGGCCAGCCCATGCTGGCCCTGTCCGAACCGCCGCTGCTGCCAGAGCGCCTGCCGCACTTGCTGCGCCGACCCGCGCCCGAGACAGGATCCCAACTGCGCTTGCGGCCGATCCTGGCCGCGCTGGCACGTGCGCCGCCGACGCAAGCCGCCTAG